AGGATGTTGGCGGCGTCCAGCGAGGGCATCACCAGCAGGTTGGCGCTGCCTTCGAAGCTGTTCTGCCCGGCCGGCAGGTAGACAGCGCGGATGTTCTCGTCCAGCGCGGCGTCGCCGTGCACTTCACCCAGCACCGCCAGTTCCGGCGCTTCCTTCGCCAGGATCTCGCGCGCCTCGCGCATGCGCTGCGCGGACGGACGCTGCGAGGAACCGAAGATCGAGTGCGACACCAGCGCGACCTTCGGATCCAGGCCGAACTGGCGCAGCTCATCCGAGGCCAGGCGCGTGATCGCCGCCAGTTCCTTGCCGGACGGCTGGTCGTTGACGTAGGTGTCGGTGATGAACAGGGTGCCCTTGTCCAGCACCAGTGCGTTCATCGCCGCCATCACCTCGGCGCCCGGCGCCAGGCCGATGTCGCGCTGCACGTGCGCCAGGTGGCTGTCGTAGCTGCCCTTCATGCCGCAGATCAGGGCATCGACTTCGCCCGCCGCCAGCATCGCGGTGCCGCGCGCGGTCGTGTCATCGCCGCATTCGGCGAGGGTGTAGTCGGCGTCGCGTCGCAGGCGCAGGCCGGATTGCCTGATCGCCTGCTCGATCTCGGCGCCGCGGCCGATCAGCACGGGCTTGCCGAGGCCCTCGTCGACCACGGTCTGCACCGCGCGCAGCACGCGCGGATCCGCGCCTTCCGCATAGGCGACGCGGCGCAGGTCGGAAGCATTGAGCGCGCGCGCCTTGGCGAACACCGGCCGCATGAAGAAGCTGGTGTGGTAGGTCAAGGCCGCGAGCTGTTCGCGGTAGGCGCCCATGTCCTCGATCGGGCGCGTGGCGACGCCGGAAGCCTGGGCCGCGGCGGCCACGGCCGGGGCGATCGCCGCCATCAGGCGCGGATCGAAGGGTTTCGGGATGATGTAGTCGGGGCCGAAGCTCAGGTCCTGGCCGGCGTAGGCGGCGGCCACGGCGTCATTCGCCTCGGCCTCGGCGAGTTCCGCGATCGCGGTCACGCAGGCCAGCTTCATCTCGGTGGTGATGCGGGTCGCCCCGCAGTCCAGGGCGCCGCGGAAGATGTAGGGGAAGCACAGCACGTTGTTGACCTGGTTCGGGTAGTCCGAACGGCCGGTCGCGACGATGCAGTCCGGACGCGCGGCCTTCGCCACTTCCGGACGGATCTCGGGTTCCGGATTGGCCAGCGCCAGGATCACCGGACGCGCCGCCATGGTCCTGACCATGTCGGCGGTCAGCACGCCGGCGGTCGAGCAGCCGAGGAAGACGTCGGCGCCGTCCACGATATCCGCCAGGCTGCGCGCGGAGGTGTCCTGGGCATAGCGCGCCTTGTTGGCTTCCATGTTCGCCTCGCGGCCCTTCCAGATCACGCCGCGCGAGTCGGTGACGTAGATGTTCTGCTGCCGGACGCCCAGGCTGACCATCATGTCCAGGCAGGCGATCGCCGCGGCGCCGGCGCCGGACGCCACCAGCTTCACCGCGCCGATGTCCTTGCCGACCACCTTCAGGGCGTTCAGCAGGGCCGCGCTGGAGATGATCGCGGTGCCGTGCTGGTCGTCGTGGAAGACCGGGATGTTCATGCGCTCGGAGAGCTTCTTCTCGATGTAGAAGCATTCCGGGGCCTTGATGTCTTCCAGGTTGATGCCGCCGACGGTCGGCTCGAGCATGGCGATCGCTTCGATCAGCTTGTCCGGGTCGTTCTCGGCCAGCTCGAGGTCGAACACGTCGACGCCCGCGAATTTCTTGAAGAGGCAGCCCTTGCCCTCCATCACTGGCTTGGACGCCAGCGGGCCGATATTGCCCAGGCCCAGCACGGCGGTGCCGTTCGAGATCACGGCCACCAGGTTGCCGCGCGAGGTGTACTCGGCGGCCATGGCCGGATTGGCGGCGATTTCTTCGCAGGCGTAGGCGACGCCAGGGGAATAGGCCAGCGACAGGTCGCGCTGGTTGGACAGCGGCTTGGTGGCGACGACCTCGATCTTGCCGCGCACGGGGCTGCGGTGGTAATCGAGGGCGTCGGCGCGCAGCTGCGCGTCCTTGCCCGGTTCCTGGATGCCGCTATCGAGGCTGCTTTCGGTGCTCATGGGTTCTCCCTTTGTTTCGAATGGCTATCATGTTCTCAGAAACGGCCGTGCCGCGCACGGGACGGCCTCGAACGGCGCAGCCTGCCGCTCAGAAAGCGTCGTGCGCCACGGTCAGGTGGGTGACGTTCGGGGCGCCGTCGAAGCAATGCCCGACCAGGGCGCGCCAGGCCTGGAAGTCTTCGCTGCCGCGGAAATGCACGGTATGGTCTTCCAGCGTCGCCCACTCCACCAGCAGGCGGTAGGCGCGCGGGTTCTCGACGCCGCGCATCACCCGCATGCCCTGGCAGCCCTGCGCCCGCTTGAACAGCGGCGCGGCCTGGCGCACGCCCTCCTCGAACGCCGCCTCCATCCCTTCCTTCACCAGGATCTCCGCACTTTCCAGCACCATATCGCTTTCCTTTCGTTAGTTTGAATACACAGGATCAGGACGATTATGCCAGTTGCGCCCGGATGCGGTATCGTGACGGTCCCGTTCCAGGAGCCCCCATGACGACAGCGTTTCATTTCTACGAGCCGCGCCACGGCCACGGCCTGCCGCACGATCCCTTCAACGCCATCGTCGGCCCGCGTCCGATCGGCTGGATCTCCTCGCGCAGCCGGTCCGGCATCCTCAACCTCGCGCCCTACAGCTTCTTCAACGCCTTCAACTACGTGCCGCCGATCGTCGGCTTCGCCAGCATCGGCTGGAAGGACACGGTGCGCAACATCGAAGAGACGGGCGAGTTCTGCTGGAACCTGGCCACGCGGCCGCTGGCCGAACAGATGAACCGGAGCTGCGCCGCGGTCCCGCCCGAGACCGACGAATTCGCGCTCGCGGGCCTCAGCCCGGCGCCCTCGCGCGTGGTCGGCGCGCCGCGCGTGGCCGAGACCCCGGTCTCGATGGAATGCCGCCTGACCCAGCTGCTGCAGCTGCAGCGCGCCGACGGCAGCCAGGTGCCGACCTGGCTGGTGCTGGGCGAGGTGGTCGGCGTGCACATCGACCGCGCCCTGCTCAGGGATGGGGTCTACGACACCGCGGCCGGTCAGCCCATCCTGCGCGGCGGCGGCCCGGCCGATTACTTCTCGATCGGCCCCGATCAGCTCTTCAGGATGTTCAGGCCGGGCTGAAGGAATTCCAAGGAATTTTGATCTACATCAAGATCGGTTTTGACAGCGGCAAGCGCTAGGCATACAGTGTCTTTCAGTGCTTCGGGGAGGAACCGAGACCATGTACAAGACCATCCTCATCCACGTCGACGGCGGCGCCCGCCAGGACAGCCGGCTGCGCGCCGCCGCCCTGCTCGCCGTCCGGCACGGCGCCCACCTGATCGGCAGCAGCGCCACCGGCATCTCGTGGATGGACTTCAGCCTGCTGACCGCCTCGATGGCGGCCCCGGTCATCGCCGACGACTACCAGCGCCTGCGCGATGCAGCCGCCGCCCGCCTCGAATCCTTCCGCCTCGCCGCCGAACACCTGGGCGTGGCCGCGCCCGAAGTCCGCCTGGCCGAGGACGATCCGCGCTTTGCCCTGCTGCTGCAGTCGCGCTATGTCGACCTGGTGGTGCTCAGCCAGAACGGCGACGAGGTGCAGGAATCGGGCCTGCCGGTGCGCGTGCGCGCCCTGCCCGAGCACCTGGCCCTGCGCGGCGCCAGGCCGGTGCTGGTGGTGCCCGGCGACTATCAGGGCGAACCGATTCCCGGCACCGCGGTCGCGGCCTGGGACGGCGGCATCCCGGCGCTGCGGGCGATCACCGCGGCCCTGCCGCTGCTGGCGCTGGCCGCCAGCGTCAAGCTGGCGGTCGTCAACCCCGATGCCCTGTCCGAGCTGCACGGCGAACAGCCCGGCGCCGACATCGCGCTCTGGCTGGCGCGCCACGGCGCGCGGGTCGAGGTCGTCGTCGAACGCAGCCGCACCACCGCCGGCGCCGCCCTGTGCGGACTGGCGCGCGACTGCGGCGCCGGGCTGATGGTGGCCGGCGCCTTCGGCCACAGCCGCTACCGCGAATGGATCCTGGGCGGCACCACCCGCGAGCTGCTCGAACGCGCCCCGGTACCGCTGCTGATCGCGCACTGAGGACCCGCGCCGATGACGCCGCGCCGCCCGCCGCAAGCGCCGCCGGCCTACAGCGCGGCGCTGCGCCATGCGCGCCGCCAGCTCTGCAGCCGTCTGGCGCGCTGCGCCGGCGCGCCGGACGAGTGCTTCGTGCGCGAGTACGCGGACATCGTGGCCGAGGTCGAAGCCCACCTGCACCACGAGGAAGTCGTGATGGAAGCCTGCCGCGTGCAGCGGCTGGAGGAAAGGGTGCACGAGAAGCGCCAGGAAAACGCGGCCATCCTCGCCGCCCTGCACCACACGCTGCCCCAGGTCGAGGACGGCGAGCTCGGCATGGCGCGCCGGCTGGTCGCCGCGCTCGCCGGCATCCTGTCCCTGCACCGCATCAGTGCCGACCTGGCCCTGCCGCACCGGCCGCCGGCGCCGGCCGGGCCGCCGCGCATGCGCGGACGGGCGGCGCGCCCGCCCGCACCCATGCCCGCGCGCACGCCGCCGCGCGCCGCGCGCCGTCTCCGTTCCCGCGACGCGCCGGAACGCTTTTCCTTCCCAACGGAGATCCCGATGTCGCTGCAGTCCATCCTGGTCCATGCCGACCTGTCCCGGCACGCGCCGGCCCGCATCCATGCGGCCGCGCTGCTGGCCCGCGAACACGGCGCGCACCTGACCGGGGCCGCCATGATGGGCGTTTCGCGCGCCATCTTCCCCGATGGCTACCAGGAGCGGCCCGGCTCCCTGAGCGCCGCCTGCTTCGACCCGCTGGCGGAAAACGCCCGCCTGGCGCTGTCGCGCTTCGAGGAAATCGCCAGCGCGCTCGGTGTCCCGCACGACACCCGGCTGGTGCCGGACGACGTCGACGACGGGCTGGCGATGCTGTCGCGCTTCGCCGACCTGGTCGTGGTCAGCCAGGACGATCCGGACGAATCGACCTCCGACCGCGTGCTGCGCATGCCCGATTACGTGGTCCTGAACAGTCCGCGCCCGGTGCTGGTGATCCCGCGCGACGCGACGCCGGAAGACGGCCTGGGACGGCGCATCCTGCTGGGCTGGGACGGCAGCCGCGAAGCCGCGGCGGCGATGGGCGCCGCGCTGCCGCTGCTGCGCCGGGCGGACGCGGTGACGGTGGCGATGCTGTCCGGACCCGGACTGGCGCCGGCCGACTGCGCGGCCCAGCAGCAGGAACTGCTCGCCTTCCTGGGCCGGCACCGGGTCCGGCCCGCGGTGCTGGTGCGCGATTGCCGGGCCGAGTATGGCGGCGACACCGGCCGCGCCCTGCTGGCGATGGCGGACGAGCGTGCGGCCGACCTGCTGGTGATGGGCTGCTACGGCCACAGCCGCCTGCGCGAACTGTGCCTGGGCGGCGCCAGCCGCACGGTGCTGGCCGAAGCGCGCATCGCGACCTTGCTGGTTCACTGAGCGGCGCGGCGTCGGGCGCGCCGCCCGATCCAGGCATACAGCGCCGCATTCAGGACCAGCACCCCGACGCCCAGCCCGAGCTGCAGCGTGCGCGTCAGCCCGGGCGGATAGATCAGCGGCACGAGGTAGTGGTCGATGAAGCCACCGCGATAGCCGGCCTCACCTGCCAGCGTGCGGAAAGCCAGCTCGGCCCAGGTCAGCGGGCAGACCGCGCCGGCCGCCTCCACCAGGAAGCCCCAGCCGGCCGCGGCGAGATGCAGGGGCAGCCAGCAGCGCCGGCGCGCCACCAGCAGCGCGCCGAACACGACGAACAGGATGAAGCCGAGGTGCAGCAGTAGAACGGCATCGGCCAACAAGCGGTAGAGCATAGTCCCAATTGAGCGACATCAAACGCGTAGTGTCATACCCACCTATTCTGCCTATGAACCGCAGGAAGGAGAACAACATGCCATCCAGAATCGTATTCCAGCGGACTGCCTGCCTCGGCGTCGCGGCCCTGCTGCTGTCGGGCGCCTACCCGCACGCCACGGCGCACACGCCTGCCGATCAGGACCAGCAGGCCGGGCATGCAGGCGGCAGCGATACCGCCACCCGGCGCCAGCAGGCCGCCGTCAAGCGCATCGGCGACGCGGTCGGTGTGGTCAACGCCATGCTGCAGGAACCCGGCATGCAGGACCTGCTGTCGCGCGCGCGCGGCGTGTACATCGTGCCGACCTACGGACGCGCCGCGCTCGGGGTCGGCGGCGAAGGCGGCTCCGGCGTGCTGATGGTGAGGCGCGCCGACGGCAACTGGGGCAACCCGGCCTTTTTCAATATCGGCGGCGTCAGCGTCGGCTTGCAGGTCGGCGTCGAGGGCGGCCCGCTCGCCCTGCTGCTGATGAACCAGAAGGCGGTCGACCATTTCCGCAACAAGAACAATTTCTCGCTGAGCGCGGACGTCGGCCTGACCGTCGTGAACTATACCCGCCTGGCGCAGGGCATGGCGACCGGCGACGTGGTCGCCTGGTCCGGCCACAAGGGTCTGTTCGGCAATGCCGCGACGCTGGCGATCAATGACATCCGCTACAACCAGCGCCTGAACGAAGCTTATTACGGCAAGGCAATGACGGCGCTGCAGACGATCGACAGCACCGAGAAAAATTCCCAGGCCGATGCCCTGCGCAAAGTGCTTGGAAAGTAGAAATATCCCGGCGTATAAGCACTTGGCCGGCCGCAAATGCGCATGCCGATCGTCCCGTGCGGGGATTCGCACGCGCGCGGCAATGGCGTACATTGCAGTCTTCCTGATTGAGAAGAGACCGCCATGTACGCAACGAACTGGAACACCTTCGGCACCCTCGGTGCCATGGCCCTCAAGCAGATGGACCGCAGCCGCCAGGCGCGCGGCCAGATGCTGGAGCGCGCCGGCTATGGCCCGCAGCCGACCCCATCCACGATCCTGCACAGCGAGCCCGGCCTGAACCTGCGCCGCTTCGGCCCGCAGCACGCCGAAGGCCCGGCGGTACTGCTGGTGCCGGCGCCGATCAAGCGCGCCTATATCTGGGACATGGCGCCCGAAGTCAGCGTGGTGCAGCGCTGGCTGGAGCGCGGCTACCGGGTCTACCTGGCCGAATGGACGCAAGCGGACGAGACCGAATCCGACGAAGGCTTCGGCCTGGCGGGCTACGCCGACCGCCTGCTGGTCGCCTGCCGCGCCGCCATCGCAGCCGACGGCGCCACCGGCAAGCCGGCCATCGTCGGCCACTCGCTGGGCGGGATCCTGGCCGCGATCCACAGCTGCCTGTATCCGGACCAGCTGCGCGCCACCATCCTGCTGGAGTCGCCGCTGCACTTCCAGCCCGGCTCCTGCTGCTTCAACAAGCTGGTGCAGGCCACGCCCGATGCGCGCGAGATCGCCTCGACCTTCGGGCGGGTGCCCGGCGTGTTCCTGAACACCATGAGCGCGATGGCCGAGCCGCAGGCTTTCCAGTGGGAACGATGGACCGACCGCTGGCTGTCGCTGGGGGACCCGCAAGCCCTCGCGACCCACATGCGGGTCGAGCGCTGGACCCACGACGAATTCGCGCTGCCGGGCAAGCTGTTCATCGACCTCGTCGAATCGCTCTACCGCAGGGACGAGCTGATGCAGGGCGAACTCGACATCGGCGGCCGGCAGGTCGGCCCGTCCGCCCTCAGCACGCCCCTGCTGAGCGTGGTCGACCCGCGCAGCAAGCTGATTCCGCCGGCGGCCATGCTGCCCTTCCACGAAGCGGCCGCGAGCGAGCGCAAGCAGGTGCTGCACTACGAGGGCGATGTCGGCGTCAACCTGCAGCACGTCGGGGTGCTGGTGGGCCGCAACGCCCACGCCAGGATCTGGCCGGCGGTGTTCGACTGGCTGGGCTAGTCCTACAAGGGACGCAGGAACAGGCCCACCGTCAGCGCCACGCCGATGCCGACGATGGCCACCCGCAGCGCCTTCTCGTTGACCCGGTGCAGGGCCCAGGTGCCGGCCAGCCCGCCGGCGATGGCGCCGAGCGCCAGCACTGCCGCCTGCAGCCAGTGCAGCTCGGGCGACGTGAGGAACAGGACCACCGCCGAGGCGTTCATCGCGCCCGCCAGCACGTTCTTGGTACCGCCGGCGTTGCGCGCAGACAGCCCGGCCATGGTCAGCGCCGCCATCATCAGGATGCCGATGCCGCCGCCGAAATAGCCGCCGTAGACCGCAATCACGAACTGCGCGGCGCCGGTGCTGAAGGGGCCGAGGTGCGCCGCCTTCTCGGCCGAGCCCTTGCGGAAGAAGCTGCCCCAGGTGAACAAGGCAGTGGCGAACAGCACCAGCCACGGCACCAGGCGCGCGAACACCTTGGGCGAGGTATGCAGCAGCAGGAGGCCGCCGGCCGCGCCGCCGAGGATGCTCAGGATGAACAGCGCGCGGAAGGACAGCCCGGCCGCGCCGCTCACCAGCTTGCGGCCGGCGTAGCCCGACGCGATCTGGCCGGGAAACAGCGCCACCGTCGAGGTGATGTTCGCGGCCAGCGGCGACATCCCGGACAGGATCAGCGCCGGCAGCGTGACGAAGGAGCCGCCCCCGGCGAGGGTGTTCTGTATGCCGGCCCAGACGCCGGCGAGGAAGATCAGCAGGAACAGCATCGCGTTTCCCGCCTCAGGCGGCGAGCACCTGCGGCCCGATCTCGCTCAGCGACTTCACGCCGGTCAGGACCATGTTCGTGCGGATGTCCTTCTCCATGATCGCCAGCAGGCGTTCGACCCCGGCCTGGCCCCCGGTCGCCAGTGCGTAGATGAAGGCGCGGCCGATCAGGACGCCGTCGGCGCCCAGCGCCAGCATGCGGAACACGTCGGTGCCGGTGCGCACGCCGCCGTCGGCGAAGATCGTCATCTTGCCCTTGACCGCGTCGGCGATCGCCGGCAGCACGCTGGCCGAGGACGGCGCGCCGTCGAGCTGGCGGCCGCCGTGGTTCGAGACCACGATGCCGTCGGCGCCGAAGGCCAGGGCGTCGCGCGCGTCTCCGGTGTCGAGGATGCCCTTCAGGACCAGCTTGCCCTTCCACTCGTCGCGGATCCACTGCAGGTCCTGCCAGCTGATGCCGGGATCGAAATTCGAACCGAGCCAGCCGATATAGTCCTCGAGGCCGGTCGCATGGCCGCGGTAGGTCGAGATGTTGCCGAGGTCGTGCGGGCGGCCGTGCAGGCCGACATCCCAGGCCCAGCGCGGATGCATCATCGCCTGCAGGATGCGGCGGCGCGGGCCGGCGTCGCCGCTCATGCCGCTGTGCAGGTCACGGTAGCGGTTGCCGGGCACCGGCATGTCGACCGTGAAGATCAGGGTCGTGGCCCCCAGTTCGCTGGCGCGGCGCATGATGTCGCGCATGAAGCCGCGGTCCTTCAGCACGTAGAGCTGGAACCAGATCGGCTTCGATGCCTTGGCCGCCACCTCTGCCAGCGAGCAGACCGAGACCGTGGACTGGATGAAGGGGATGTTGGCGCGGCAGGCCGCCTGCGCCGCCTGGACTTCGCCGCGGCGCGCGTACATGCCGGCCAGGCCGATCGGGGCCAGCGCGATCGGCAAGGCGTGCTCCTGGCCGAACCAGTGGGTGCCGAGGTCGAGATGCTCGGAGCCGCGCAGCACGCGCTGGCGCAGCTTGACGGTCTGCAGGTCGTCGACGTTGGCGCGGAGGGTCTGTTCGGCGCCGGCGCCGCCGTCGAGGTAGTGGAACAGGAAGGGCGGCAGCTTGCGCCGCGCGGCTTCGCGGAAATCGGTTGCGGAAGAGATGATCATGGGTCTCGGGATGCCTGCCATTGGCTGTTCTTGTCGTATTGTCCAGTGTACGACGAAATGCCCGTCATGGGCAGGCCGGGCGCTTGATTTCCGGGCCGCGATGCTATAGTGTGCCGGCCCTTTCCATTGCAGAGTAAAGACATCACGATGTTCCCGGCAGTTTCCCTCGACGTGGCGGCGGCCCTGAAGACGCTCGTCCTGACCCTCGACCTGGTCGGCACCTTCGTGTTCGCCCTCAGCGGCGCGACCGCCGGCGTCAAGCGCCGGCTCGACATCTTCGGCGTGCTCGTGCTTTCTTTCGTGGCCGCGAATTCCGGCGGCATCGTGCGCGACCTGCTGATCGGCGCCCGGCCGCCCGCCGCCATCAGCGACTGGCGCTACCTGCTGGTGTCGGTGCTGGCCGGGCTGCTGATCTTCTTCTGGTATCCGAAGCTGCGCCACCTGAAAAACCCGGTGCTCGTGTTCGACGGCGCCGGCCTGGCGCTGTTCTGCGTGGCCGGCGCGCAGAAGGCCCTGGTGTTCGGCCTGGAGCCCGTCATGGCGGCCCTGCTCGGCATGCTGACCGGGGTCGGCGGCGGCGTCGCGCGCGACGTGCTGCTGTCCGAAGTGCCGGCCGTGCTGCGCGCCGAGGTGTATGCGGTGGCGGCCCTGGCCGGCGCCGCCGTGGTGGTGCTCGGCCATGTGCTGGGCCTGCCGTCCACGCCGATGGCCTGCGCCGGCGCAGCCCTGTGCTTCCTGCTGCGCATGGCGGCGATCCGCTGGGACTGGCACCTGCCGGTGGCGCGCCTGCCTCAAGAGTAAGTGCGGAGTGCGACCGCTTTTATTGACATAAGTCAGTTACCCTTGGATATCATCGGCGCATTCCGAGGGCTTGCGTCAATTCCGCGCCCGGCAAACTTGCCTTCGCCGCCCTGCTGTTTTCCTTCCTCGGCGGAGCGATCCTCGAGCGCTGGAGCGTCGGCGCCCGGGTCCGGCGCCGACGCTGATGGCCGCGCTGCCCGTGGCCTGGTGCCTGTGGACCTCGGCGGCGCTGCTGTGCATCGTCCTGTGCGGAGCGGAACTCCTCAGGGGCAGGCGCGGACGCTGAACGTGCTCGCGGGCGCGGCAAAGCGCCAGTCGACAAGGAAGCCGCGTCTCGCTGTAGAATCCGCTCTTTGCCCTCCTCGCGCCCATGAACACACGCCCGCCGCTGTCCGCCGCCACGCCCCCGGTTCCCGACCTGGTCCTCGGACTGGAAGACCGTCCCCCCGTCCTGGTCGGCATCCTCGCCGCCCTCCAGCACCTCCTGGCCATCATCGTCCCCATCGTCACGCCGGGCCTGCTGATCTGCCAGGCGCTGGGCGTATCGGCGCGCGACACCAACCTGATCGTCTCGATGTCGCTGGTGGTGTCCGGGATCGCCACCTTCGTCCAGTGCCGCCGCTTCGGCCCCTTCGGCGCCGGCCTGCTGATCGTGCAGGGCACCAGCTTCAACTTCGTCGGCCCGCTGATCGCCGGCGGCAGCCTGATGGTCAAGCAGGGCACGCCGGTGGAAGCCGTGATGGCGGCGATCTTCGGCGTGGTGGTGGCCGGCTCCTTCATCGAAATGGGCGTGTCGCGCGTGCTGCCCTTCCTGAAGCGCATGATCACGCCGCTGGTCACCGGCATCGTGGTGCTGATGATCGGCCTCACCCTGATCAAGGTCGGCCTGATCAGCATGGGCGGCGGCTTCGGCGCCATGTCGAACGGGACCTTCGCGAACGGCGAGAACCTGATGCTGTCCGGCGTGGTCCTGGCCATCATCGTCATCCTCAACCGGGTGCCCATCGTGTGGATGCGCAGCGCCGCCATCATCATCGCGCTGGCGGTCGGCTACCTGCTGGCGGGTTCGCTGGGACGGCTGGACTTCACCGGCATGCACCAGGCGGCCTGGTTCCAGGTCCCGCGGCCCCTGCACTTCGGCCTGAGCTTCTCGTGGTCGCTGTTCATCCCGATGATCGTGATCTACCTGGTCACCTCGCTCGAAGCGATCGGCGACGTCACCGCGACCAGCAAGGTATCGCGCGAACCGGTCGAAGGCGAGACCTGGATGCGGCGCATCAAGGGCGGCGTGCTGGTGAACGGCGCCAACTCCCTGCTGGCCGGCCTGCTCAACACCTTCCCCAGCTCGATCTTCGCCCAGAACAACGGCGTGATCCAGCTGACCGGCATCGCCAGCCGCCATGTCGGCATGTGGATCGCCCTGTTCCTGGTCGTGCTGGGCCTCTTCCCCAGCGTGGCCGGCGTGATCCAGGCGGTGCCGGAGCCGGTGCTGGGCGGCGCCGCCATGGTGATGTTCGGCGCGGTTGCCGCGGCCGGCATCAACATCCTGGCCAGCGTGACCCTGGACCGCCGCGCCCTCCTGATCATCGCGGTGTCGCTGGCGCTGGGCCTGGGCGTGTCGCAGGTGCCGGAATTCCTGGCCCACGTCCCGTCCGCGCTGCGCAACGTGCTGGAGTCGGGCGTGGCAACGGGCGGCATCTGCGCCGTGCTGATGAACTGGTTCCTGCCGGCCGCGCACGAAACGGGCGCCGGAACCGCCTGAGCTAATCCAGGCGCAGGTGCCGGGCGTGGGCGTAGCAGACGTAGTCGCGCCCGCGCGCGAAGGCCAGCAGCGTCATGCCGGCCCGCTCGGCCAGCTCGACCGCCGCCAGCGTCGGCGCCGACATGCCGACCAGGGCCGGAACGCCCGCCATGATCGCCTTCTGCG
This window of the Massilia sp. WG5 genome carries:
- a CDS encoding flavin reductase family protein — translated: MTTAFHFYEPRHGHGLPHDPFNAIVGPRPIGWISSRSRSGILNLAPYSFFNAFNYVPPIVGFASIGWKDTVRNIEETGEFCWNLATRPLAEQMNRSCAAVPPETDEFALAGLSPAPSRVVGAPRVAETPVSMECRLTQLLQLQRADGSQVPTWLVLGEVVGVHIDRALLRDGVYDTAAGQPILRGGGPADYFSIGPDQLFRMFRPG
- a CDS encoding sulfite exporter TauE/SafE family protein codes for the protein MFLLIFLAGVWAGIQNTLAGGGSFVTLPALILSGMSPLAANITSTVALFPGQIASGYAGRKLVSGAAGLSFRALFILSILGGAAGGLLLLHTSPKVFARLVPWLVLFATALFTWGSFFRKGSAEKAAHLGPFSTGAAQFVIAVYGGYFGGGIGILMMAALTMAGLSARNAGGTKNVLAGAMNASAVVLFLTSPELHWLQAAVLALGAIAGGLAGTWALHRVNEKALRVAIVGIGVALTVGLFLRPL
- a CDS encoding alpha/beta fold hydrolase, whose protein sequence is MYATNWNTFGTLGAMALKQMDRSRQARGQMLERAGYGPQPTPSTILHSEPGLNLRRFGPQHAEGPAVLLVPAPIKRAYIWDMAPEVSVVQRWLERGYRVYLAEWTQADETESDEGFGLAGYADRLLVACRAAIAADGATGKPAIVGHSLGGILAAIHSCLYPDQLRATILLESPLHFQPGSCCFNKLVQATPDAREIASTFGRVPGVFLNTMSAMAEPQAFQWERWTDRWLSLGDPQALATHMRVERWTHDEFALPGKLFIDLVESLYRRDELMQGELDIGGRQVGPSALSTPLLSVVDPRSKLIPPAAMLPFHEAAASERKQVLHYEGDVGVNLQHVGVLVGRNAHARIWPAVFDWLG
- a CDS encoding NADP-dependent malic enzyme codes for the protein MSTESSLDSGIQEPGKDAQLRADALDYHRSPVRGKIEVVATKPLSNQRDLSLAYSPGVAYACEEIAANPAMAAEYTSRGNLVAVISNGTAVLGLGNIGPLASKPVMEGKGCLFKKFAGVDVFDLELAENDPDKLIEAIAMLEPTVGGINLEDIKAPECFYIEKKLSERMNIPVFHDDQHGTAIISSAALLNALKVVGKDIGAVKLVASGAGAAAIACLDMMVSLGVRQQNIYVTDSRGVIWKGREANMEANKARYAQDTSARSLADIVDGADVFLGCSTAGVLTADMVRTMAARPVILALANPEPEIRPEVAKAARPDCIVATGRSDYPNQVNNVLCFPYIFRGALDCGATRITTEMKLACVTAIAELAEAEANDAVAAAYAGQDLSFGPDYIIPKPFDPRLMAAIAPAVAAAAQASGVATRPIEDMGAYREQLAALTYHTSFFMRPVFAKARALNASDLRRVAYAEGADPRVLRAVQTVVDEGLGKPVLIGRGAEIEQAIRQSGLRLRRDADYTLAECGDDTTARGTAMLAAGEVDALICGMKGSYDSHLAHVQRDIGLAPGAEVMAAMNALVLDKGTLFITDTYVNDQPSGKELAAITRLASDELRQFGLDPKVALVSHSIFGSSQRPSAQRMREAREILAKEAPELAVLGEVHGDAALDENIRAVYLPAGQNSFEGSANLLVMPSLDAANILFNVLKVSSGKGVTVGPILLGAAKSVHILSPSATVRRIVNMTALAVADVKADA
- a CDS encoding universal stress protein gives rise to the protein MTPRRPPQAPPAYSAALRHARRQLCSRLARCAGAPDECFVREYADIVAEVEAHLHHEEVVMEACRVQRLEERVHEKRQENAAILAALHHTLPQVEDGELGMARRLVAALAGILSLHRISADLALPHRPPAPAGPPRMRGRAARPPAPMPARTPPRAARRLRSRDAPERFSFPTEIPMSLQSILVHADLSRHAPARIHAAALLAREHGAHLTGAAMMGVSRAIFPDGYQERPGSLSAACFDPLAENARLALSRFEEIASALGVPHDTRLVPDDVDDGLAMLSRFADLVVVSQDDPDESTSDRVLRMPDYVVLNSPRPVLVIPRDATPEDGLGRRILLGWDGSREAAAAMGAALPLLRRADAVTVAMLSGPGLAPADCAAQQQELLAFLGRHRVRPAVLVRDCRAEYGGDTGRALLAMADERAADLLVMGCYGHSRLRELCLGGASRTVLAEARIATLLVH
- a CDS encoding universal stress protein, with translation MYKTILIHVDGGARQDSRLRAAALLAVRHGAHLIGSSATGISWMDFSLLTASMAAPVIADDYQRLRDAAAARLESFRLAAEHLGVAAPEVRLAEDDPRFALLLQSRYVDLVVLSQNGDEVQESGLPVRVRALPEHLALRGARPVLVVPGDYQGEPIPGTAVAAWDGGIPALRAITAALPLLALAASVKLAVVNPDALSELHGEQPGADIALWLARHGARVEVVVERSRTTAGAALCGLARDCGAGLMVAGAFGHSRYREWILGGTTRELLERAPVPLLIAH
- a CDS encoding antibiotic biosynthesis monooxygenase encodes the protein MVLESAEILVKEGMEAAFEEGVRQAAPLFKRAQGCQGMRVMRGVENPRAYRLLVEWATLEDHTVHFRGSEDFQAWRALVGHCFDGAPNVTHLTVAHDAF
- a CDS encoding DUF2784 domain-containing protein; protein product: MLYRLLADAVLLLHLGFILFVVFGALLVARRRCWLPLHLAAAGWGFLVEAAGAVCPLTWAELAFRTLAGEAGYRGGFIDHYLVPLIYPPGLTRTLQLGLGVGVLVLNAALYAWIGRRARRRAAQ
- a CDS encoding lipid-binding SYLF domain-containing protein — encoded protein: MPSRIVFQRTACLGVAALLLSGAYPHATAHTPADQDQQAGHAGGSDTATRRQQAAVKRIGDAVGVVNAMLQEPGMQDLLSRARGVYIVPTYGRAALGVGGEGGSGVLMVRRADGNWGNPAFFNIGGVSVGLQVGVEGGPLALLLMNQKAVDHFRNKNNFSLSADVGLTVVNYTRLAQGMATGDVVAWSGHKGLFGNAATLAINDIRYNQRLNEAYYGKAMTALQTIDSTEKNSQADALRKVLGK